One window of the Populus nigra chromosome 4, ddPopNigr1.1, whole genome shotgun sequence genome contains the following:
- the LOC133690737 gene encoding uncharacterized protein LOC133690737: MGRAKKGPKFAKMKKMITSRAIKQHKEEVLNPKKKDLSLEKLPRNVPQVSSALFFSYNTALGPPYRVLVDTNFINFSIQNKLDLEKAMLDCLYAKCTPCITDCVMAELEKLGQKYRVALRIAKDPRFERLPCVHKGTYADDCIVERVTKHKCYVVATCDRDLKRRIRKIPGVPIMYITQHKYSIERLPEATVGGAPRY, encoded by the exons ATGGGGAGAGCCAAAAAAGGCCCGAAATTTgcaaaaatgaagaagatgattaCCTCTAGAGCAATTAAACA ACATAAAGAAGAAGTCTTgaatccaaagaaaaaagatttgtcCCTCGAAAAGCTCCCGAGAAATGT GCCACAGGTTTCTTCAGCTCTCTTCTTCTCATATAACACAGCTTTGGGGCCGCCATACAGGGTTTTGGTGGATACCAACTTCATCAATTTCTCTATTCAGAATAAA TTGGATTTAGAGAAGGCGATGCTGGACTGCTTGTATGCGAAAT GCACACCTTGTATCACGGACTGTGTGATGGCAGAACTTGAGAAGTTAGGTCAGAAGTACCGTGTGGCTTTAAG GATTGCTAAGGATCCACGTTTTGAGAGACTACCCTGTGTTCACAAGGGAACTTATGCTGATGATTGTATTGTTGAAAGGGTTACCAAG CATAAATGCTATGTTGTTGCTACATGTGATCGAGATTTAAAGCGAAGGATCCGCAAG ATCCCTGGTGTGCCAATCATGTACATTACTCAACACAAATACTCGATTGAGCGGTTGCCTGAAGCAACAGTAGGTGGAG CTCCAAGGTATTGA
- the LOC133692428 gene encoding BAG family molecular chaperone regulator 6, translating to MMPVYRYMDSHPMRGDHVPPMQHYHPSIGAVPPHMHVDPSKSAALYGLCPYGNNFGYSVPCHACCGHGNFTGYYGPRPSCSHFPPPQYQCYGYPPYHETMPVQYVPSPHYSMEQPRYEYDKVVSSNNHCCGCRSHTHDQKRDESVKVEELDPDSQKKEGDSLVPFEVKNYPYPVVWIPPDKIKNEEDRKLVDSEMASGEKASRVMKPPESVKPPEEKPRVWNGWVPLDLKSFGPFMQTEDQKRTQNHQNEDELQQFPFPIFWLPPYNRQNDTSNKDGAQTIASSKPVDEPPSAVKFFPVKLPGSSDGSNKLLEGQYNSRDQGSSETESTPVKQMEMHGEKEGVNQKSIPVQQIEAFREKEDSEGIGNRGRTVSSKNAEGNPTGNSSGTCAKRQSLAPPKASKLPPVCLRVDPLPKKKSGSSGSRSPSPPGSKGQLQEASKDTSKPSASSDLKANIHHDAQVQNVALSSGKEVEANKNDGKIIEVVQRKRIENKDGEARNESQSQTPIALTDLQKEVFRNPKAEEAETYDDKYVKKEDQGARDAKDLAAGEATKSKEVTDATRSAIDENKELRKNLSDEAAALLIQSAYRGFEVRRWEPLKKLKQIAKVQEQVVVVKDKIYALESSSDLQKDDQQRLVIGEMIMSLLLKLDAIQGLHPTIRDIRKSLARELVALQEKLDSLTMKKCEETSGPKNSEDHLITSSVITANQDAQKMEVGEQPGYCLSQMVDSVGDSEDKETSKSPIIIKEEHRESENEGREVEIDGGAYVAEQENKVGSGEFQSSEVVTTENGQGTSAIEQSVLSQSQESDKGEIRGILPENMCCSPHNKQQARLMKLTNVENSPEVKGTEAPAHEISGKVAAISDKEEECGTEMVADIDGEEMESNALWSSSTAVSPDSTAAKTIDVNLLQEFPLGLIDDEAAEKLDNSNIQENEVRYGGDNKEDREPSSLNEVIIPIELEHQCMEVLGKGAFLAGSEDSVKVGPEKDGSHEDAMVGVCAQQSQALDVKNDEEQVEVLGQEKVLDFSREQEESNEEKQKDENGQTEHSSSSELANKIFSQEEEVQAEEENDNDSQPVTDCGNEEMKLEVKQCHDLGVLSDNNTMEDRLDGSETTKSLSVIGPKLSPMGAEHDEEKGEELPASSTAISSQVPADEQGMGMESQRKLVDENEKLREMMERLIETGKDQLTVISNLTERVKDLEKKLSKKKKVWAKRLRTASPPSSARPSVKPPSRKAGVAA from the exons ATGATGCCTGTGTATAGATACATGGACTCACACCCGATGCGCGGAGACCATGTACCTCCCATGCAGCATTATCATCCAAGCATTGGGGCTGTTCCACCTCATATGCATGTTGATCCATCCAAATCTGCTGCTCTCTATGGACTTTGTCCTTATGGAAACAACTTCGGGTACTCGGTTCCATGTCATGCCTGCTGTGGCCATGGTAACTTCACCGGTTACTATGGTCCCAGACCTTCTTGTTCTCATTTTCCACCACCTCAATATCAGTGCTATGGATATCCTCCGTATCATGAAACTATGCCTGTACAGTATGTCCCTTCTCCACATTATTCGATGGAACAGCCAAGATATGAATATGACAAGGTCGTCTCTAGCAACAATCATTGCTGTGGTTGTCGGAGTCACACCCATGACCAGAAGAGAGATGAAAGTGTGAAGGTGGAGGAGCTGGATCCTGACTCTCAGAAGAAAGAAGGCGACTCTTTGGTTCCATTTGAGGTGAAAAATTACCCATACCCAGTTGTGTGGATCCCACCAGACaaaataaagaatgaagaaGATAGAAAACTTGTGGACTCAGAAATGGCAAGCGGGGAGAAGGCTTCACGAGTTATGAAGCCTCCTGAGAGTGTAAAGCCACCCGAAGAAAAACCAAGAGTGTGGAATGGCTGGGTTCCTCTTGACTTGAAAAGCTTTGGACCCTTCATGCAAACTGAAGATCAGAAAagaactcaaaatcatcaaaatgagGACGAATTGCAACAATTTCCATTTCCTATATTCTGGCTGCCACCATACAACAGACAGAATGACACTTCCAACAAAGATGGTGCACAGACAATTGCATCTTCAAAACCTGTAGACGAGCCACCTTCTGCGGTCAAGTTCTTCCCAGTGAAACTACCTGGCAGCAGCGATGGCTCTAACAAACTTCTAGAAGGCCAATACAATTCTAGAGACCAAGGAAGTTCAGAGACAGAAAGCACTCCTGTTAAACAAATGGAAATGCATGGGGAGAAGGAAGGGGTTAATCAGAAAAGCATACCTGTGCAGCAAATAGAAGCATTTAGGGAGAAGGAAGATTCTGAAGGCATTGGTAATAGAGGTAGAACTGTCTCTTCGAAAAATGCAGAAGGTAACCCAACTGGTAACTCTTCTGGGACCTGTGCAAAAAGACAATCCTTAGCCCCCCCAAAGGCATCAAAGTTACCTCCTGTTTGTTTAAGAGTTGACCCATTGCCTAAGAAGAAGAGTGGAAGTTCGGGCTCAAGGTCTCCTAGTCCTCCCGGGTCAAAAGGTCAGCTGCAGGAGGCATCAAAGGACACTTCTAAACCTTCTGCTTCATCAGATTTAAAAGCAAATATCCATCATGACGCACAAGTTCAGAATGTCGCTCTAAGTAGCGGCAAGGAGgtagaagcaaataaaaatgacGGGAAAATCATAGAGGTCGTGCAGAGGAAACGTATTGAAAACAAGGATGGTGAAGCAAGGAATGAATCTCAATCTCAGACTCCAATTGCCTTAACAGATCTTCAAAAGGAGGTCTTCAGAAACCCAAAAGCAGAGGAAGCTGAAACTTATGATGACAAATACGTAAAAAAAGAGGATCAAGGAGCAAGAGATGCTAAAGATTTGGCAGCTGGTGAAGCAACCAAGTCAAAGGAAGTAACAGATGCAACCAGATCAGcaattgatgaaaataaagaactgAGAAAGAACTTGTCAGATGAAGCAGCCGCCTTGCTTATACAATCAGCTTATCGTGGGTTTGAAGTGAGGAGATGGGAacctttgaagaaattaaagcaAATTGCTAAGGTCCAGGAGCAGGTAGTTGTGGTTAAAGATAAGATTTATGCTCTCGAGTCCTCTTCTGACCTCCAGAAAGATGATCAGCAAAGGCTAGTTATTGGAGAAATGATAATGAGCCTTCTGCTGAAATTGGACGCTATCCAG GGCTTGCATCCAACTATCAGGGATATCAGGAAATCCTTAGCAAGGGAACTTGTAGCTCTACAAGAGAAGCTTGATTCACTCACCATGAAGAAGTGCGAGGAAACTTCTGGGCCCAAAAATTCTGAGGACCATCTCATCACTTCCAGTGTTATTACAGCAAACCAAGATGCACAAAAAATGGAGGTAGGAGAACAGCCGGGTTACTGTCTTTCTCAAATGGTGGACTCAGTAGGTGACTCGGAGGATAAGGAAACTTCAAAGTCTCCTATTATTATCAAAGAGGAGCACAGGGAATCTGAAAATGAAGGTAGGGAGGTCGAAATTGATGGAGGGGCTTATGTGGCAGAGCAAGAAAACAAGGTTGGCAGTGGAGAGTTCCAATCTAGTGAAGTTGTTACGACAGAGAATGGGCAGGGAACGTCAGCAATTGAACAATCTGTCCTATCCCAGTCACAGGAGAGTGATAAAGGGGAGATCAGGGGAATTCTACCGGAGAATATGTGCTGCAGTCCACATAACAAGCAACAAGCTAGATTGATGAAACTGACCAATGTGGAAAATAGTCCTGAAGTGAAAGGAACTGAAGCACCGGCACATGAAATAAGTGGTAAGGTGGCTGCCATTTCTGATAAAGAGGAAGAATGTGGAACAGAAATGGTGGCAGACATAGATGGTGAGGAGATGGAATCAAATGCATTATGGTCATCTTCAACTGCTGTCTCTCCTGATTCAACTGCTGCAAAAACTATAGATGTAAATTTGCTACAAGAATTCCCATTAGGGCTAATTGATGACGAGGCAGCAGAGAAATTGGACAACTCGAATATTCAGGAGAATGAAGTTCGATATGGTGGAGACAATAAAGAAGATAGAGAACCGTCTTCATTAAATGAGGTAATAATCCCAATTGAGCTAGAGCACCAGTGCATGGAAGTGCTTGGTAAAGGGGCTTTTCTTGCTGGATCAGAGGATTCAGTGAAGGTTGGCCCTGAAAAGGATGGCAGCCATGAAGATGCAATGGTTGGGGTGTGTGCGCAACAATCTCAAGCAttagatgtcaaaaatgatgAGGAACAAGTGGAAGTACTTGGACAGGAAAAGGTGCTAGACTTTTCCCGGGAACAAGAGGAAAGCAATGAAGAAAAGCAGAAAGATGAAAATGGCCAAACTGAACACAGCAGCTCTTCTGAATTAGCAAACAAGATCTTTTCTCAAGAGGAGGAAGTGCAAGCTGAGGAAGAAAACGACAACGATAGCCAGCCAGTAACAGATTGTGGAAATGAAGAAATGAAGTTGGAAGTAAAGCAATGCCATGATCTAGGGGTCTTGAGTGACAATAACACCATGGAAGATCGGCTGGATGGATCAGAAACCACCAAGAGTTTATCCGTGATTGGACCGAAACTTTCTCCAATGGGTGCAGAGCATGATGAAGAGAAAGGAGAGGAACTGCCTGCATCATCCACTGCCATTTCCAGCCAGGTACCTGCTGATGAACAGGGGATGGGAATGGAAAGTCAGAGAAAGCTGGTTGATGAGAATGAGAAACTGAGAGAGATGATGGAGCGATTAATTGAGACAGGAAAGGATCAGTTGACTGTTATATCCAATCTGACCGAGAGAGTGAAAGATTTGGAGAAAAAACTGtccaagaagaagaaagtatGGGCAAAACGGCTTAGGACAGCAAGTCCACCTTCCAGTGCAAGGCCATCAGTCAAGCCCCCAAGTAGAAAAGCTGGTGTTGCAGCTTAA
- the LOC133691543 gene encoding uncharacterized protein LOC133691543 has translation MEMKVLEINLISAQGLKPPSANLRRMQTYAIVWIDPSTKLRTRTDRVGSENPTWNDKFLFKVTPEYLSSETSGVSIEIYAIGCIRDALIGTVRFLVSNLPLSTPSAAITMPSCIALQIRRPSGRFHGVINIGASVIDGSDFWALHGASAIGFRDLMGESIRRRGKERQRDTKSSVGEDVNYSCGESGDLSDGTDSTTSSSSTASTVLKDWNRVGDFAGTNLVRSSSDGGGLLCGLLMQRRLLPCLSEQNLQSFGEPQKEN, from the coding sequence ATGGAGATGAAGGTTCTAGAAATCAACTTGATTTCTGCACAAGGTCTAAAACCGCCATCTGCTAATTTACGCCGGATGCAAACATACGCCATCGTTTGGATTGACCCTTCAACCAAGCTCCGAACCCGAACAGATCGAGTGGGGTCCGAAAACCCTACCTGGAATGATAAATTCCTCTTCAAAGTCACGCCCGAATACCTATCCAGTGAAACCTCAGGTGTCTCCATCGAAATATATGCCATCGGTTGCATCCGTGACGCTCTGATTGGAACCGTCCGTTTTCTTGTCAGTAATCTCCCGCTTTCTACCCCAAGTGCCGCGATTACCATGCCTTCTTGTATCGCTCTCCAAATTCGGCGTCCTTCTGGAAGATTCCACGGCGTGATTAATATTGGAGCGAGCGTGATCGACGGCTCTGATTTCTGGGCATTGCATGGAGCATCGGCGATTGGATTTCGTGATCTTATGGGAGAGAGTATCCGTCGGCGGGGGAAGGAGCGACAGCGTGACACGAAGAGCTCAGTCGGCGAGGATGTTAATTACTCTTGTGGTGAATCGGGAGATTTATCAGACGGTACTGATTCAACGACTTCATCATCGTCAACAGCATCAACCGTGTTGAAGGATTGGAATAGGGTTGGGGATTTTGCAGGGACCAATCTTGTTAGGTCTTCATCAGACGGTGGAGGTTTGTTGTGTGGGTTGTTGATGCAGAGGAGGCTCCTTCCTTGTTTGTCTGAACAGAACCTTCAGTCCTTTGGTGAGCCACAGAAGGAGAACTAA
- the LOC133692509 gene encoding F-box/kelch-repeat protein At3g61590-like — protein sequence MEGETSWVINCFEDSTRGIGEFDSFSELSDEGSKEVNAVSVDLILPDDLLERILACLPVASIFRAGCVCKRWHEIVSSRRFLWNFSHVLPQKPWYFMFTSSDEPVGYAFDPILQKWYGIDLPRIKTSNWFIASSCGLVSFMDNDSRSELYVCNPITKHCRKLQESPGLKFPDYSALAISVNRISHGYTISIVKSKQVPGNFFQWDLSIHIYDSDTRMWVTSCTEVLTGWRGGDESVICGGVLYVLIYSAGGGSPETRHGLITYNLSSRSSHGLLISFIKVPCPLTCGRLMNLNEKLVMVGGIGKQDRPDIIKGIGIWVLNGKDWQEIARMPHKFFQGFGELDDVFASSGMDNLIYIQSYGAPALLVFYFNQKRWKWSQKCPVTKRFPLQLFTGFCFEPRIEMAP from the coding sequence ATGGAGGGAGAAACATCTTGGGTAATTAATTGTTTCGAGGACTCAACAAGGGGCATTGGTGAGTTTGATTCATTCTCTGAACTTAGCGATGAAGGCAGTAAAGAAGTTAATGCTGTTTCAGTTGATTTAATCTTGCCCGATGATCTGCTAGAACGAATCCTAGCTTGTCTCCCCGTTGCTAGCATCTTCAGAGCTGGCTGTGTGTGTAAAAGATGGCATGAGATTGTTAGTTCAAGGAGGTTTTTATGGAACTTCTCGCATGTCCTGCCACAAAAACCTTGGTATTTTATGTTCACAAGCTCAGATGAACCTGTTGGCTATGCCTTTGATCCAATCCTTCAAAAATGGTATGGCATTGATCTTCCCCGCATCAAGACATCCAATTGGTTCATTGCTTCATCATGTGGCTTGGTTTCCTTCATGGACAATGACAGCAGAAGCGAGTTGTATGTCTGCAACCCTATCACCAAACACTGCAGGAAGCTTCAGGAGTCCCCAGGTTTAAAATTTCCTGATTACAGTGCACTTGCCATTTCTGTGAACCGGATATCACATGGTTATACTATCTCAATTGTGAAGTCTAAGCAAGTCCCTGGGAATTTTTTCCAATGGGATCTCTCTATCCACATTTATGATTCTGATACAAGGATGTGGGTAACTTCTTGCACAGAGGTTTTGACAGGATGGAGAGGTGGTGATGAGAGTGTAATCTGTGGTGGGGTTTTATACGTTTTGATATATTCTGCAGGAGGTGGCTCCCCGGAAACCCGTCATGGTCTGATTACATACAATCTATCCAGCAGATCTTCTCATGGCTTGTTGATAAGTTTTATCAAAGTACCTTGTCCTCTTACTTGTGGccgtttgatgaatttgaatgaGAAGCTTGTAATGGTGGGAGGAATTGGTAAACAAGACCGGCCTGACATAATAAAGGGGATTGGCATCTGGGTTCTAAATGGCAAGGACTGGCAAGAGATTGCCCGAATGCCCCATAAGTTTTTCCAAGGATTTGGGGAGTTGGATGATGTTTTTGCAAGTAGCGGTATGGATAATCTTATATACATCCAGAGCTATGGGGCTCCagctcttcttgttttttattttaaccagAAACGATGGAAGTGGTCACAAAAGTGCCCAGTGACAAAGAGGTTCCCTCTTCAGCTCTTTACTGGTTTTTGCTTTGAACCTAGGATTGAGATGGCACCATAA
- the LOC133690959 gene encoding uncharacterized protein At5g41620-like — protein MERKDKGVDVERQGKGEKKEGEILMGERELKGGMLMQVGKRGGPSTPSPTWRLEFSSSANDSNNNPIQEFLNTTTAVSARKLCANFWEIQPQVHHSVPKMNKNPGHRRAHPSHQYKDKKAFGPRTHLVDPLNSPPDQPARASRLRKQAASLMQHHRPTARDGNALKPTISPASCDSSMEVAPYNPAVTPSSSSDFKGRMGESSYSLKTSTELLKVLNRIWSLEEQQASNMSLLRALKMELDHSQSQIKELLNEKQADRQEMDNLMKQLAEDKVVRKNKEQDRIKYAVQSVQEELEDEKKLRKHSESLHRKLARELSEVKYSFSNALKELERERKACFLLENLCDEFAKGIRDYEQEVRSLRHKSDMDSVGREKPDRLVLHISEAWLDERMQMKLAEAESDPVDKNTIVDKLGLDIETFLQARLSNELKKDSSFAKEGIKNCSRRESFPLNDNASAPQAAADEDSTDSDSHCFEPNKSASKRQTTCNSKQVDNASEIHLEKILFSNSKKRMAGSGENSKVHNPVNFQVQFEEHVAGSKTRFPDRGQNEFRGESQGLSSIYETKQDGQHERKSKQMGAHGLNSNYMIDTLTRHHSLSSEGDKIHPVSDFKEDACAQPVFVGHASPVQQWMSKLKSPEFEKSESSLKVTRVLKENTLKAKLLEARLEGQKSCFKSF, from the exons atggaaagaaaagataaaggtGTGGACGTGGAGCGACAAGGGAAAGGcgaaaagaaagaaggagaaatatTGATGGGTGAAAGAGAGTTGAAAGGAGGGATGCTAATGCAGGTAGGGAAAAGAGGAGGCCCATCCACTCCATCACCCACCTGGAGACTTGAGTTCTCTTCTTCTGCAAATGATAGCAACAACAACCCCATTCAAGAATTTCTTAACACTACCACTGCTGTCTCTGCTAGAAAGCTCTGTGCCAATTTTTGGGAGATTCAGCCCCAAGTTCACCATTCTGTGCCTAAAATGAACAAGAATCCTGGTCATAGAAGAGCACACCCTAGCCACCAGTATAAAGACAAGAAGGCCTTTGGGCCCCGTACTCATTTAGTTGATCCTCTTAATAGCCCCCCCGATCAG CCAGCAAGGGCAAGTCGCTTGAGGAAACAGGCCGCATCATTGATGCAACACCATCGACCAACTGCAAGAGATGGTAATGCTCTAAAGCCTACTATATCACCTGCAAGTTGTGATAGCTCAATGGAG GTGGCACCTTATAATCCTGCAGTTACCCCTAGTAGTTCTTCAGATTTTAAGGGCAGGATGGGAGAGTCAAGTTATAGTCTTAAGACGTCAACAGAATTGCTCAAGGTGCTGAATCGGATCTGGAGTCTTGAAGAGCAGCAAGCATCCAATATGTCGTTGTTAAGAGCTTTAAAAATGGAACTGGATCATTCTCAGTCGCAAATAAAAGAGTTGCTCAACGAGAAGCAAGCAGATAGGCAAGAAATGGACAACTTAATGAAGCAACTTGCAGAAGATAAAGTTGTCAGGAAGAACAAGGAGCAAGACCGAATCAAATATGCTGTTCAGTCAGTGCAAGAAGAGCTGGAAGATGAAAAGAAGTTAAGGAAGCACTCAGAGAGCCTCCACCGGAAGCTGGCCCGAGAGCTTTCTGAGGTAAAATACTCTTTCTCTAATGCTTTAAAAGAGCTcgagagagaaaggaaagcctgttttttgttggaaaatttgtgtgATGAGTTTGCCAAGGGAATAAGAGATTATGAGCAAGAGGTGCGGTCCCTTAGGCACAAATCTGACATGGATAGTGTAGGTAGGGAAAAACCTGACCGGTTGGTTCTCCATATTTCAGAAGCATGGCTTGATGAACGGATGCAAATGAAACTAGCAGAAGCTGAAAGTGATCCTGTTGACAAGAATACAATTGTTGATAAATTAGGTCTGGATATTGAAACCTTTCTTCAAGCTAGACTCTCCAATGAATTGAAGAAAGACAGTAGCTTTGCAAAGGAGGGAATAAAGAATTGCTCACGGCGGGAATCATTTCCGTTGAATGACAATGCAAGCGCACCTCAAGCTGCAGCTGATGAAGATTCTACCGACAGTGATTCACATTGTTTTGAACCAAACAAGAGCGCAAGCAAAAGACAAACCACATGCAACTCCAAACAAGTAGATAATGCTTCAGAAATTCATCTTGAGAAGATATTGTTCTCAAATTCTAAGAAGAGAATGGCTGGATCGGGGGAAAATTCTAAGGTTCATAACCCAGTCAATTTCCAGGTGCAGTTTGAAGAACACGTGGCTGGAAGCAAAACCCGATTTCCAGATAGAGGGCAGAATGAATTTAGAGGAGAGAGCCAAGGTTTATCCAGTATCTATGAAACTAAACAAGATGGTCAACATGAAAGGAAAAGTAAACAGATGGGGGCCCATGGATTGAACTCTAATTATATGATTGATACCCTAACAAGACATCACTCCTTGTCATCTGAGGGTGATAAAATTCATCCCGTCAGTGATTTCAAGGAAGATGCTTGCGCTCAGCCTGTATTTGTAGGTCATGCTAGTCCAGTGCAACAATGGATGTCAAAGTTGAAATCCCCAGAATTTGAGAAGTCTGAGTCTTCCTTAAAAGTGACCAGGGTCCTGAAGGAAAATACACTGAAGGCGAAGCTACTTGAAGCAAGATTGGAGGGCCAGAAATCTTGCTTTAAGAGCTTCTAA